Proteins encoded within one genomic window of Candidatus Hydrogenedentota bacterium:
- a CDS encoding ATP-binding protein, which produces MRVLLLLYGLPCSGKTTVASRLVHHYDFVYLDIESIWHSTFGQPDFTETQSAAVFETLIQAIRDAAALNKNILLEGVFASPDRLSTLSQVCRNEGLAFVAVLLQVDWAVLRKRMRSRAAAGGRLTIERVKWLSAKFSTDQLSSLTIDTTNTEPRLVFNRIVHFLSHNLSLSLPPKT; this is translated from the coding sequence ATGAGAGTCCTCCTTTTGCTATACGGTCTGCCATGTTCAGGGAAAACCACGGTGGCATCGCGACTGGTTCATCACTACGATTTCGTCTATCTAGACATTGAATCAATTTGGCACAGTACATTTGGCCAACCCGATTTCACCGAAACCCAAAGTGCCGCAGTGTTTGAGACTCTCATACAAGCCATTCGTGACGCAGCAGCACTAAATAAGAATATCCTGCTAGAAGGTGTATTCGCGTCGCCAGATCGCCTTTCGACTCTGTCTCAAGTTTGTCGCAATGAAGGGCTGGCTTTCGTAGCAGTTCTTCTGCAGGTCGATTGGGCGGTTCTGCGCAAACGGATGAGGTCTAGGGCCGCTGCAGGGGGACGACTCACAATCGAACGTGTCAAATGGTTATCGGCGAAATTCTCCACTGATCAATTAAGCAGCCTGACAATTGATACTACTAATACGGAACCGCGACTCGTGTTCAATCGAATTGTCCACTTCTTGTCTCATAATCTCTCTCTATCTCTGCCGCCAAAGACTTGA
- a CDS encoding helix-turn-helix transcriptional regulator, with protein MESQPMADRDIPALVKRLRSAMGLTQEKFAQELGVSFSTVNQWENGHRRPHPFLLKKLEELEAGLASSSKKGRESDRAGNS; from the coding sequence ATGGAATCGCAGCCAATGGCAGACCGTGACATTCCGGCGCTGGTCAAGCGCCTGCGCAGTGCCATGGGCTTGACGCAGGAGAAGTTCGCCCAGGAACTGGGTGTGTCGTTCAGCACGGTCAACCAGTGGGAGAACGGCCACCGCCGCCCGCATCCGTTCCTGCTCAAGAAGCTGGAGGAATTGGAGGCGGGACTTGCTTCAAGCAGCAAGAAGGGACGAGAGTCTGATCGGGCCGGTAATAGTTGA
- a CDS encoding NUDIX hydrolase, with amino-acid sequence MNDPEKNPWTTLSSEVKYQNPWITVREDQVIRPDGAPGIYGVVDCRVATGVLALTEQDELYLVGQYRYPLHCYSWEIVEGGADPGEEPLVACQRELREEAGLEADTWTPLGGEIHLSNCHSSERGFLYVARGLRHVGADPEGTEALQLRTVPWDEAVSMVERGEITDAFSIMGILLYDRLHTSSSKGG; translated from the coding sequence ATGAACGACCCCGAAAAGAACCCCTGGACCACCCTGTCCAGCGAAGTGAAATACCAGAACCCCTGGATCACCGTCCGCGAAGACCAGGTGATCCGCCCCGACGGCGCCCCCGGCATCTACGGCGTCGTCGACTGCCGCGTCGCCACCGGCGTCCTCGCCCTCACCGAACAGGACGAACTCTACCTCGTCGGACAATACCGCTACCCGCTTCACTGCTATTCATGGGAGATCGTCGAAGGCGGCGCCGACCCCGGCGAAGAACCCCTCGTCGCGTGCCAGCGCGAACTGCGCGAAGAAGCCGGCCTCGAAGCGGACACATGGACCCCGCTCGGCGGCGAAATCCACCTCAGCAACTGCCACTCATCCGAACGGGGCTTCCTCTACGTCGCGCGAGGGCTCCGCCACGTGGGCGCGGATCCCGAGGGGACCGAAGCCCTCCAGCTGCGCACCGTCCCCTGGGACGAAGCCGTCTCCATGGTCGAACGCGGCGAAATCACCGACGCCTTCAGCATCATGGGCATCCTGCTCTACGACCGCCTCCACACGAGCAGCTCCAAAGGAGGTTAG
- a CDS encoding O-methyltransferase, translating into MEPEYIPPDIIAYCIAMTTPLPRTADSIFACTKAEQEDHHMLIGPIVGGLLRLLVTILRPKKVLEIGTYTGFSAAMMASAMPPGGKITTVEVDEHLYVNAQKNLSSFISHGLIEVVHAEGVEWLKNQEFKQFDLIFLDGRKQDYEGRYEHICSSVAQGGILVIDNSLAGGNVTRPRKEWECLTHEFNSYLRSGGDFLTVLLPVRDGLFLALNSK; encoded by the coding sequence ATGGAACCAGAATACATTCCTCCCGATATCATCGCCTATTGCATAGCGATGACGACGCCTTTGCCACGCACAGCGGATTCCATTTTCGCATGCACGAAAGCTGAACAAGAAGATCATCACATGTTGATCGGGCCTATAGTCGGAGGTCTATTGCGCCTATTGGTCACGATATTGCGACCCAAAAAGGTACTAGAGATTGGCACATACACGGGCTTCTCGGCCGCCATGATGGCATCTGCCATGCCACCCGGTGGAAAGATTACGACGGTTGAGGTTGATGAGCATCTCTACGTAAACGCTCAGAAAAACCTTTCCTCCTTTATCTCACACGGGCTTATCGAGGTTGTTCACGCCGAGGGCGTGGAGTGGTTGAAAAATCAAGAATTCAAGCAGTTCGACCTTATCTTCTTAGATGGCCGGAAGCAAGACTACGAAGGAAGGTACGAGCATATCTGCAGTTCTGTTGCTCAAGGCGGAATCTTAGTCATCGACAATTCGTTAGCTGGCGGAAATGTCACGCGCCCGAGGAAAGAGTGGGAATGTCTTACGCACGAATTCAATTCCTACCTTCGTTCGGGTGGAGATTTTCTGACAGTTCTCCTCCCAGTCAGAGATGGATTATTTCTAGCGTTGAACTCGAAATGA
- a CDS encoding rhodanese-like domain-containing protein yields the protein MTGHGLLYRALPLALVLLAPGCFRARAGLTPEDDAARRERIETLYQDYRRDFPDVNEVTPQGLLDLRAAGDVVIVDVRTREEQRVSALPGAIARAEFEANRERYRDFTVVTYCTIGARSGAYAERLRGEGCEVFNLKGSVLAWTHAGMMLVDGEGRETRTVHTYGPQWDLVAEGYESVW from the coding sequence ATGACCGGCCATGGCTTGCTTTACCGTGCGCTTCCGCTGGCGCTTGTGTTACTTGCGCCCGGCTGTTTCCGCGCGCGGGCGGGGCTGACGCCGGAAGACGATGCGGCGCGCCGGGAGCGTATCGAGACGCTTTACCAGGACTACCGGCGGGATTTTCCGGACGTAAACGAGGTGACGCCGCAGGGGCTGCTTGACTTGCGGGCGGCGGGAGACGTCGTGATCGTGGACGTGCGGACGCGGGAGGAGCAGCGGGTGTCGGCCCTTCCGGGCGCGATTGCGCGCGCGGAGTTCGAGGCGAATCGCGAGCGTTATCGGGACTTTACCGTCGTTACATATTGCACGATAGGCGCGCGGAGCGGGGCCTATGCGGAGCGGCTGCGTGGCGAGGGGTGCGAAGTCTTCAATCTCAAGGGGAGTGTTCTTGCGTGGACGCATGCCGGGATGATGTTGGTCGATGGCGAGGGCCGGGAGACGCGGACGGTGCATACGTACGGCCCGCAGTGGGATCTCGTGGCGGAGGGGTATGAGTCGGTGTGGTGA
- a CDS encoding helix-turn-helix transcriptional regulator → MSNLNALLGRRLRELRGDTPQVQFASKLGISKSSLNRIEMGDQNVSLKTIEVICAKLGCSIADLFS, encoded by the coding sequence ATGAGCAATTTAAATGCGTTACTGGGGCGCCGCCTGCGGGAACTCCGCGGCGATACGCCGCAAGTACAGTTCGCCTCGAAGCTGGGAATCTCGAAATCCTCGCTGAACCGCATCGAAATGGGCGACCAGAATGTCTCCCTCAAGACAATCGAGGTGATCTGCGCGAAACTGGGGTGCTCCATCGCCGACCTCTTTTCTTGA
- a CDS encoding ATP-binding protein, which translates to MRHLACDGTKATQSCPCGCRTDPRRECRCSAADVQRYIGRLSGPLLDRIDIHVDVPALSFDELTDTQVSGPTTAEVREQVLGARERQRARSNGAAFRFNAHLDSKTLRQYCKLNDASKSLLERALNTLGLSARAYDKILRIARTLADLEAKEDITEHQVAEAVQYRSLDKSVL; encoded by the coding sequence TTGAGGCACTTAGCTTGCGATGGCACGAAGGCAACGCAATCATGCCCTTGCGGCTGCCGCACCGACCCGCGCCGGGAATGCCGCTGCAGCGCGGCCGACGTACAGCGCTACATCGGGCGCCTCTCCGGGCCCCTCCTCGACCGCATCGACATCCACGTGGACGTGCCCGCGTTGAGTTTCGACGAACTGACCGACACCCAGGTCAGCGGCCCAACGACCGCCGAAGTCCGCGAACAGGTCCTCGGCGCGCGCGAACGGCAGCGCGCGCGGAGCAACGGCGCCGCCTTCCGCTTCAACGCCCACCTCGACAGCAAAACCCTGCGCCAGTACTGCAAGCTCAACGACGCCAGCAAGTCCCTCCTCGAACGCGCCCTCAACACCCTCGGCCTCAGCGCCCGCGCCTACGACAAAATACTCCGCATCGCCCGCACCCTCGCGGACCTCGAAGCCAAAGAAGACATCACCGAACACCAAGTCGCCGAGGCGGTGCAATACCGCAGCCTGGATAAGTCCGTGCTGTAG
- a CDS encoding DUF4338 domain-containing protein, with protein sequence MSSTASKLRKTLHAHLTGIGFKKNCKGYYVEGALTKDRIRDLHAAQRQQILTSNTQFVEQYWDELAIHFATGRSVCPEAIEPELVEVAADTCESRLFRLASLLWSVPVSQGFGRRLRFLVRDRQNGCLIGIFALGDPVFNLSARDQWIGWTHQDRMERLVHVMDAYVVGAVPPYSGLICGKLVAALIGSNEVKKMYESKYLGRAGVISEKENRARLVLVTTTSALGRSSMYNRLAIPGGPQFLRIGKTKGYGHFHLTGDVFGMMRELLEELDHPYASGHRFGMGPNWKIRVARAALDEIGLNSDAILKHGIEREVYTVPLAENWKQILLGEHQNVRARVLPVSEIAGYCLHRWIVPRALRDKSYKRFARCRILERLNQSGSNNGG encoded by the coding sequence GTGAGTTCCACTGCTTCAAAACTTCGCAAGACATTGCATGCCCACCTCACCGGAATTGGCTTCAAAAAAAACTGCAAAGGCTATTACGTCGAAGGGGCGCTGACCAAGGACCGCATTCGTGATCTGCACGCGGCACAGCGGCAGCAGATTCTAACATCAAACACTCAATTTGTCGAGCAATACTGGGATGAACTGGCAATCCACTTTGCAACTGGGAGGTCCGTGTGTCCGGAAGCAATTGAGCCCGAGTTAGTTGAAGTTGCGGCCGACACGTGCGAATCTCGTCTATTTCGACTGGCAAGTCTATTGTGGTCGGTACCCGTGTCTCAAGGGTTTGGTCGTCGATTGCGATTCTTGGTGCGTGATCGCCAGAACGGCTGTCTCATCGGTATCTTCGCTCTAGGTGATCCGGTCTTCAATTTGTCGGCACGCGATCAGTGGATCGGCTGGACCCACCAGGATCGGATGGAACGACTGGTACATGTCATGGACGCCTATGTGGTCGGCGCTGTACCACCGTACTCCGGTCTCATCTGCGGCAAACTCGTCGCGGCCCTCATCGGGAGTAACGAAGTCAAGAAGATGTATGAATCCAAGTATCTCGGCCGTGCCGGAGTCATTAGCGAAAAAGAGAATCGCGCACGTCTAGTCCTGGTGACGACTACTTCTGCGCTGGGTCGTTCGTCCATGTACAATCGTTTGGCCATTCCGGGGGGACCCCAATTTCTGAGGATTGGAAAGACAAAGGGTTATGGTCATTTCCATCTTACAGGTGATGTCTTTGGCATGATGAGGGAACTGCTCGAAGAGCTTGACCATCCTTACGCATCGGGACACCGATTTGGTATGGGTCCCAACTGGAAGATCCGCGTCGCACGGGCAGCTCTGGACGAGATTGGCCTTAATAGCGACGCCATCCTCAAACACGGCATTGAACGCGAAGTGTACACGGTGCCGCTGGCAGAGAACTGGAAGCAGATTCTGCTGGGCGAACATCAGAACGTGCGTGCTCGCGTCCTACCGGTGTCGGAGATAGCCGGATATTGCCTTCATCGCTGGATAGTCCCACGAGCATTGCGAGACAAAAGTTACAAGCGGTTTGCGCGGTGCAGAATTCTTGAACGATTGAACCAAAGCGGTTCCAACAACGGTGGGTGA
- a CDS encoding helix-turn-helix domain-containing protein, which translates to MPYGYPTEPRTVGEHLRKRRLDLQLLQREVAVIISVNGATIQNWETGSHSVSLSAWPAVLEFLGYDPRPSGQTLGEMLRLRRESLGLSTADLARQLGIDPSTVTRYELKPDHLQDHLSISKIAQFLGHNPLPEPDSPKEYVRQARYLLGLSQRELANRLRVCTDLVSRWERNETCPTTRHLDRIEALLADLTESLRLPCAEHVRAVCASAKRPDRRTRPRSTAPVKLENLGDHIRKRRLDLGLSQAALAKQFGINRNAVTRWEAGLDEPGLKQMPKAIEFLGYDPTSSDGELAYQIRSNRRALGLSQAEFGKLLGVSRETVNLWENGKRVPGESTQI; encoded by the coding sequence ATGCCTTACGGTTATCCGACCGAGCCAAGAACCGTCGGCGAACACCTCCGTAAGCGCCGACTGGATCTGCAACTCCTGCAACGCGAAGTTGCGGTTATCATCAGCGTCAACGGGGCTACGATACAGAATTGGGAGACCGGCAGCCACTCCGTATCCCTTTCGGCATGGCCTGCCGTCCTGGAATTCTTGGGGTACGACCCCCGGCCGTCCGGCCAGACGCTCGGCGAAATGTTACGCCTTCGCCGTGAGAGTCTCGGCCTGTCCACTGCCGATCTCGCCCGACAGTTGGGCATTGACCCGTCCACCGTCACACGGTATGAACTCAAGCCTGACCACCTGCAAGACCATCTCTCCATATCCAAGATAGCGCAATTCCTGGGTCACAATCCGCTCCCCGAGCCGGACTCGCCAAAGGAATATGTCCGGCAGGCGCGATACTTGCTCGGCCTCAGTCAGCGAGAATTGGCGAACAGGCTGCGCGTATGTACCGACCTCGTCTCCCGATGGGAACGTAACGAGACTTGCCCGACTACCAGACACCTTGACCGCATCGAGGCGTTGCTTGCTGACTTGACCGAATCGCTCCGGCTGCCATGCGCGGAGCACGTCAGGGCCGTATGCGCCTCGGCGAAACGGCCAGACCGCCGCACCCGGCCGCGCTCGACTGCCCCGGTCAAATTGGAGAACCTCGGCGACCACATCCGCAAACGGCGGCTGGACCTCGGCCTGAGCCAAGCAGCCTTGGCCAAGCAGTTCGGCATTAACAGGAACGCTGTCACGAGATGGGAAGCCGGGTTGGATGAGCCGGGGCTTAAACAAATGCCCAAGGCAATCGAATTCTTGGGCTACGACCCAACATCAAGCGACGGTGAACTGGCGTATCAAATCCGGTCCAATCGCCGAGCCTTGGGCCTGTCGCAAGCAGAATTCGGTAAACTTCTCGGCGTAAGCAGGGAGACCGTCAATCTCTGGGAGAACGGCAAGCGGGTGCCGGGCGAATCCACCCAAATCTAG
- a CDS encoding alpha/beta hydrolase, with translation MPSNVPDRKPSNIAPPPLPAARRIAALLLLALAAGGLATGCEHTGLMKTPNLYLAAESDPFAHLPEHDRRVEVDLIYATDRAENGIGDKPRGTGAQYGHKRSDELAFGVATVALGDNVTWEELRHASVNRRRQRRFVPFLAHTEEMGRFPPPHAGWRVRGGAPVRDEDHLREEAEAEAALSGIVADALARAERPEVFLFVHGYNNQFYHAAQTMAQVWHFMARPGVPMVYSWPAGRGGLRGYTADSESGSFTNFHFKQFLRAIAAAPGLEKIHILAHSRGTDVATTAIKELMLEYRGAGRDARAELKLGHLVLAAPDLDLDIVNHSLVAEGVIFVPERFTVYLSNGDRALLLSSWLTDSVKRLGRIILADLNPFEQAKLTSLPNVIFIDAEVESDITGHTYFWTNPAASSDIILLLRDGLEPGVDNGRPLIRQSNNFWLLRENYPGSGVAAGEPAGESAGESGD, from the coding sequence ATGCCGTCCAATGTTCCCGACCGAAAACCTTCCAATATCGCGCCGCCGCCCCTCCCGGCGGCCAGGCGCATCGCCGCGCTGCTACTCCTGGCCCTCGCCGCGGGAGGCCTCGCCACCGGCTGCGAGCACACCGGGCTCATGAAAACACCCAACCTCTATCTCGCCGCGGAATCCGATCCATTCGCCCACCTGCCCGAACACGATCGGCGCGTCGAGGTGGACCTGATATACGCCACCGACCGCGCCGAAAACGGGATCGGGGACAAGCCAAGGGGCACGGGCGCCCAATACGGCCACAAGCGCTCCGACGAGCTCGCCTTCGGCGTGGCCACGGTCGCGCTCGGCGATAATGTGACCTGGGAGGAACTCCGCCACGCAAGCGTCAACCGGCGCCGCCAGCGCCGTTTCGTGCCCTTCCTCGCACACACCGAGGAAATGGGTCGGTTTCCGCCGCCCCACGCCGGATGGCGTGTCCGCGGCGGGGCGCCCGTTCGCGACGAGGACCACCTCCGGGAGGAAGCCGAGGCGGAGGCCGCCCTCTCCGGGATCGTGGCCGATGCCCTGGCCCGAGCGGAACGGCCCGAGGTTTTTCTATTCGTGCACGGCTACAACAACCAGTTCTACCACGCCGCCCAGACCATGGCCCAGGTCTGGCATTTCATGGCGCGCCCCGGCGTTCCCATGGTCTATTCCTGGCCCGCCGGGCGAGGCGGACTTCGCGGCTACACCGCCGACTCGGAATCGGGAAGCTTCACCAACTTTCATTTCAAGCAGTTCCTTCGCGCCATCGCCGCCGCGCCGGGCCTCGAAAAGATACATATCCTCGCGCACAGCCGCGGCACCGACGTCGCCACGACCGCCATCAAGGAGCTCATGCTCGAATACCGCGGAGCCGGGCGCGACGCCCGCGCCGAATTGAAACTCGGCCACCTCGTGCTCGCCGCGCCCGACCTCGACCTCGACATCGTGAACCACTCCCTCGTCGCCGAAGGCGTCATTTTCGTCCCGGAGCGATTCACGGTGTACCTGTCCAACGGCGACCGCGCGCTCCTGCTCTCCTCCTGGCTGACCGACAGTGTCAAGCGGCTCGGCCGGATCATTTTGGCCGATTTGAACCCCTTTGAACAGGCGAAGCTCACCAGCCTGCCGAACGTGATCTTCATCGACGCGGAGGTGGAAAGCGACATCACAGGCCACACGTACTTCTGGACCAACCCCGCCGCCAGTTCGGACATTATCCTGCTCCTGCGCGATGGCCTGGAGCCCGGGGTGGACAATGGCCGCCCGCTCATCCGCCAGTCCAACAATTTCTGGCTGCTGCGCGAGAATTACCCGGGCTCCGGCGTTGCCGCTGGCGAACCCGCCGGCGAATCCGCCGGCGAATCCGGCGACTGA
- a CDS encoding YifB family Mg chelatase-like AAA ATPase: MLARVQSSAIFGIDGIPLSVEVDNYPGMNKLTIVGLPDAAVKESQDRVHSAIRNSGYRVPRGVTVVNLAPADIRKEGSALDLPIALGLLAASEQIGEGRISEYSVVGELALNGMVRPVAGALPMTIAARDQGLSGILVPKDNAQEAGVVPGIQVIPVETLADAAAFMSGAADVEPFVTDIEGLFHNRRSHVRDLSDVKGQAHVKRALTIAAAGGHNLLMVGPPGTGKTMLASRLPGILPDMTFEEALETTRVYSVAGVLSEGKQLVTHRPFRAPHHTATTVAISGGGHGQRPMPGEVSMAHNGVLFLDELPEFNRGALEVLRQPLEEGMVHIRRAMYSITFPSRFLLVVALNSCPCGYRSHPVKPCRCSIGEIQRYMSRLSGPLLDRIDIHVDVPALSYDEISDKRPSGPTSAEVRAEVQEARDRQRARYDGRFTCNAHLDSKAVRETCNMESGAEKLLQSAMDQFGFSARAYDKVLRVARTIADLSISDTISESHIGEAVQYRSLDRALVTV, from the coding sequence GTGTTAGCGCGGGTCCAATCGAGCGCCATCTTCGGGATCGACGGCATACCGCTGTCCGTCGAGGTGGACAACTATCCCGGCATGAACAAGCTCACCATCGTGGGCCTGCCGGATGCGGCCGTAAAGGAGAGCCAGGATCGCGTCCACTCTGCCATCCGCAATTCGGGATATCGCGTGCCACGCGGCGTTACCGTGGTCAATCTCGCCCCGGCCGACATCCGCAAGGAAGGTAGCGCGCTGGACCTGCCCATCGCCCTTGGGCTGCTGGCCGCCAGCGAGCAGATCGGCGAAGGACGCATTTCGGAATACTCCGTGGTCGGCGAGTTGGCGCTCAACGGCATGGTCAGGCCGGTTGCCGGGGCGCTGCCGATGACGATTGCCGCGCGGGACCAGGGACTTTCGGGCATCCTTGTTCCCAAGGACAACGCCCAGGAAGCCGGAGTGGTACCCGGCATCCAAGTCATTCCGGTTGAGACGCTGGCTGATGCGGCAGCTTTCATGTCGGGTGCGGCTGATGTTGAGCCGTTCGTGACAGATATTGAGGGCCTTTTTCACAACAGGCGAAGCCATGTCCGTGATTTGAGCGACGTGAAAGGTCAGGCCCACGTCAAACGTGCCCTGACCATTGCTGCGGCGGGCGGCCATAACCTGCTCATGGTCGGCCCGCCCGGTACCGGCAAGACGATGCTCGCGTCCCGGCTGCCCGGTATCCTGCCTGATATGACCTTTGAAGAGGCGCTGGAGACCACGCGGGTCTACAGCGTGGCCGGGGTGCTCAGCGAAGGAAAACAACTGGTCACCCACCGTCCCTTTCGTGCGCCGCATCACACCGCCACCACGGTGGCCATCAGCGGCGGCGGACATGGCCAGCGTCCGATGCCGGGCGAAGTGAGCATGGCCCATAACGGCGTGCTGTTTCTTGACGAACTGCCTGAATTCAATCGCGGCGCGTTGGAAGTGCTGCGCCAACCGCTTGAGGAAGGCATGGTCCACATCAGGCGCGCGATGTACTCGATTACGTTCCCGTCACGATTCTTACTTGTCGTCGCCTTAAACTCGTGTCCGTGTGGATACCGGTCGCATCCGGTGAAACCATGTCGCTGTTCCATCGGGGAAATTCAGCGCTACATGAGCCGTCTCTCGGGGCCGTTGCTTGACCGCATCGATATTCACGTCGATGTGCCCGCGCTCAGCTACGATGAAATCTCCGACAAGCGGCCGAGCGGTCCGACCAGCGCCGAGGTTCGGGCCGAGGTGCAGGAGGCGCGAGACCGGCAACGAGCACGATATGACGGCAGATTTACCTGCAACGCTCACCTGGACTCTAAAGCCGTGCGCGAAACGTGCAACATGGAATCGGGAGCCGAGAAACTCCTCCAAAGCGCGATGGATCAGTTTGGCTTCAGCGCCCGCGCCTACGACAAGGTGCTTCGCGTGGCGCGGACCATTGCCGACCTATCTATATCAGACACGATTTCGGAGTCACATATCGGGGAGGCGGTGCAGTACCGTTCTTTAGACAGAGCACTAGTGACCGTTTAA